A window from Scyliorhinus canicula chromosome 19, sScyCan1.1, whole genome shotgun sequence encodes these proteins:
- the LOC119953865 gene encoding uncharacterized protein LOC119953865, producing MVEPWNRQVQWKGHPVNAKGEQVYSRLQVRQVEEVTATREAIWGSDAMKEEADSGGYEEVELQLTNEKSGDFAIMKDFAKVQAQLCRTDVNTAVLSEPIILICQIPVDFSGSISSGSDADSLSTGSNSPIFYNDQDLSLWSTLWDPALMSEPLKPLAVDPKSLHEMSNKTANSQFKLINRLETWSAEVKSKFRSQLHQLTQRVKPKVRSPEQKKLEEDSDLVEEHKQEDGFSDIPLV from the exons ATGGTAGAACCATGGAATAGACAAGTGCAATGG AAGGGACATCCAGTGAATGCAAAAGGAGAGCAGGTGTACAGCCGGCTGCAAGTAAGGCAAGTGGAGGAGGTAACTGCAACACGTGAGGCCATATGGGGAAGTGATGCGATGAAGGAAGAGGCAGATTCAGGTGgctatgaggaggtggagttgcagTTAACCAATGAGAAGTCTGGTGATTTTGCAATAATGAAAGATTTTGCCAAGGTACAAGCGCAACTATGCAGAACCGATGTAAACACAGCGGTGCTATCTGAGCCAATCATTCTAATTTGTCAAATACCAGTAGATTTCAGCGGCTCCATCAGTTCAGGGAGTGACGCTGATTCCCTATCGACAGGCAGCAACAGTCCTATCTTTTATAATGACCAGGACCTGTCCCTTTGGTCCACATTGTGGGATCCAGCATTAATGTCAGAGCCTTTGAAACCATTGGCTGTTGACCCAAAATCTTTGCATGAGATGTCCAATAAAACAGCAAATTCTCAATTCAAACTGATCAACAGATTGGAGACCTGGAGTGCAGAGGTCAAGTCAAAGTTCAGAAGTCAACTCCACCAGCTGACGCAGAGAGTGAAACCAAAAGTAAGATCACCAGAACAAAAGAAGCTAGAGGAAGACAGTGATCTGGTTGAAGAGCATAAACAAGAAGATGGATTTAGTGACATTCCACTTGTATAG